A window of Flavobacterium flavigenum contains these coding sequences:
- a CDS encoding SRPBCC family protein, producing the protein MNLESPKVTVQKSAQELFGLLSDVKSFEKLMPDNIAKFEVTGEDAFIFGLKGMPEIKLKMKDKIAPNKIVLGAASDKLPFTLISNIDSISDSESAVQLFFEGEFNAMMAMMVKGPISKFIETLANNMNKL; encoded by the coding sequence ATGAACTTAGAAAGTCCAAAAGTTACCGTTCAGAAATCAGCCCAGGAATTATTTGGTTTACTGTCTGATGTAAAGAGTTTTGAAAAATTAATGCCGGATAATATAGCTAAATTTGAAGTAACCGGGGAAGATGCTTTTATTTTTGGACTAAAAGGGATGCCGGAAATAAAACTTAAAATGAAAGACAAAATAGCTCCTAATAAAATCGTTTTGGGTGCTGCAAGTGATAAGCTTCCTTTTACTTTAATTTCAAATATTGATAGTATTTCGGATTCAGAAAGTGCTGTTCAGTTATTTTTTGAAGGTGAATTTAACGCCATGATGGCCATGATGGTTAAAGGTCCAATCAGTAAGTTTATTGAAACTTTAGCCAATAATATGAATAAACTTTAA